In Enoplosus armatus isolate fEnoArm2 chromosome 16, fEnoArm2.hap1, whole genome shotgun sequence, the genomic window TTTGAGCGTAATGACAGCGTTTCTGAGCGAGCTGAGTGCGTTTTATATCGCAGTGGAAAGACGACACACTGTGAAGTTCAGTGTTCGGGGCGAGAACACAAGATCCTAGTCTTCCCTCCGTGACCATACGCAGAAAATGTATGGTCACGCTTCCTGCATTCAGTCACTTTCTCGGGTTAGTGTGTGGACAGATTAATGCAGAGGGGAGTGCGTTTTTAGAGGAATCTGGGCAAAAGACTCCAGTGAACTGTCAGAAAGGTTTTCTTTGACATGTGGGAGCATGTGTCAAGATCTTCAAGGAAGATTcacttgtttcttgtttttcagttttcaccAATATAGCTAGGTTTAGAGACCTGTTTCCTTTTATGTTTTGCTGTGGCTATCTTATATTCCATGGTTTTATATTTTGcgttttaaatggtttattattgttggttttatttgcatgcttttagtttgaaatgtaCTCGTTGCTTAATGTGTTCATGCGCGTTAACTTCCTGCAGCTGGGCACGTGACCATAGTTCCACTAAATACCTGCACCTTGTGATGGACATTGCTTTTAACCAAGTGGACACAAGGGTGTAGCTGCAGGAACTGTGGGATAGTGCGGCCGCGGGGAGGGAACACAAAGGAGGCTCGACCGGGGAAGAGAGCGGCAGAAATCAAACCCCTGCCAATTCTAATATGTTTAGACTCAAGTGCAGCCCTGGCCTAGTCTCAAACAAACATCCTCAAGATGTAGACAGATTTCTTTTTGAGGTTTGTAATAAATTATTGTTATAGTGTCCATCTCCTTTGTTGCTACCCGATCCAAAGAACCCTTAAAGTCCAACCCTTTCCCTTAACATTAGCACTGCAGATGGTGATAGTTTTACATAAGAGTCCAAGGGGACACATAAATACAGGCCTCAAACAATAGTTCATGGTATTGGGAAATGACCTCTAAAGCTGACTAATAACACATTGTACCTATTTTGTTCAACTcatacagaaagagaaatgtaaaacaacTATTTGCAATTTTAGTGGCAATTACCTGCTGGACGCAACATCCCAAAGTCTTGTCACAGTGAGGTCGTGTACCATGTTTGGTGCCATCTTGCCTGTTCAGAAGCAAAAACCTCTGACCTTCAACCGTACCTGGCAACCCGTACCGGAGCGGCACGTGTTGGACTGAAGTACCAGGTGGACGAATGAACTGTTGTCCTGCGAGAAAGAGCTCCAACATGTAGTTTCAACATTTATGTTTATGCAACTTTAGAGTTGCATATATTTTTTGCActtttggacaaagccaggctgtTTTGcggtttatgctaagctaagctaaacaagTCTcaactccagctccatactTCCAGTATATATTTCCCACTATTCATGTGGTGATTTGCATTGCCCATTTATGGTTGATTGTGGCTGATCCACATGCGCACATTTCCAGGTCGACTGTGAGGAGGTAACAGTAAACAGACAGTGTTGATGCGAATCATGTTTCCTTTCCAAGTAGAACCTGATCCACCTGCAGTGCGACACAGCATGTCTGGCCTTTCCGATAAGATAATGCCAGTTTTTTATTTCCCTGTTGTTTCATTCATTGCTACTTGTTTCTGTGATGTCCATGccaagagaataaaaaaaagcgTGGCTCTTTTTGCTCCACCCACTGAGGTTTACATGAGACAATTATTACCAATTATTTCCTGCCGCAGGAGTTTTTAATCTGACAAATGATTCGAGAACCAAAactttttctaaaacaaaaaaaaaacccaacttgCTCTAGTTTGAGAGAATTTGAGTGATCAGTTTATCTCTGCCTTGAATCGTTTCCCCGTCTGGCTTCACTATTAGGACTGAGAAACaaagattttgtttgtttgtgttcagctgaAATGCTCGTGACAGCTTGTGGTGAGATCACGGATATGTAGACGTTATCTGCTCACTAGTTACGGCCAAGCACTTTCTCAGAGGACGGTACAGGATCTTTGTAGGAGGAAGCGATGGGATTTCACCCCGGGGATCTCCTCTGGCATGTGtagacacacagaaagcagaatTTCACAAGAGGCTGACGACAGCCTGGGACGAACTGGTGAAGTGTCCGCCTGTTAGATTCTTGTTTACTTGAAAATTTTACAAAGTTGTCCGGGACATTATCACTTTTTCaagagctttttcttttcttttttttcttgctttaaaatgaaCCTGATAGACCAAATGGCTTTTGGATACTGCAGCACTTTCCTACTGACTTCTCCACTTGGCCCCTTGATGCCTGCATTTACTCTTTGAGGAAATGTTCTGTTAATCCTGCACTTCTGTAACTTGCTGAAATGGACTCTGCTTTGTTGTTTACCAAGCTGGAGGGGGTAATAATGCACAATCTTCtgggacataaaaaaaaaaagaattaactAAACTGAACAAAAACCCTTTTTCCACCTGATACCACTTGTACCTCAGAACGTTTCCACTGTGTTTAATAAAGTACTCACCTATTCCTGCTTTTCAACACTCCCAGATTTACAACCCCTCCTCTGATGACTTTTTGGAGTGTGTTTCATATCCTCTCTGACCCCTCAGCTCTTATTACATTTGCAGTGTGCGGTGGTTAAGTTGTTAACTGGACGCACGGTCACGCACGGCTCCCTCCGAGGTTGGATAGAGTCAGATCTTCAGGGGACGGCGGGGTCCGCACGCCTCGACGATCATGGCGTTGCATATGGCAAAACTGTTTAAGCCATAAAAAATCATCCCCATCCTGTGTTCACtgaagcaaatgaaaacaataattctCACTTGTGCAGGATCATCACAGACCCAATTAGGAGCCAAAAAGTGCTCTGAGTCAATAAGCAGCTGGTTATGTTGCTGTATTTCTCTAATATAAGATGCTGAATACGAAAACAGATTATAAGAGttgttaaaaatagaaatgatggaAATTAGCCTCTATCTTAAAACTCTAAATGGATGTTTTTACCAATGCTTGAGTTGAAGATGGATATTGTATTGCTATAGCTATGAATGAGCCACTAGGGATGTGGGACTGGGTCAGGAAATACCGATGTGGAAGGCAGTGGCTCTCCGTAGGATTCCTCTGGCTGGGAGGCCCTCTCTGACTGGCCAGGTTGGAATCTGCAGGAAGGAGGAAACAGGTCGGCTAATGCACCTAGTGATCCCTCTCATCAGACTGCTGCAACCTTTcaaaggcagggagggagggagggagggagagagacagagaaccAAATACCATTTTTTCCCAGAGAGGAACTAGGGCTCAGCATTCCTGGCATTGCCACCGGCCTCCAAACAATCCATACTCTATCCTGTGTGCGCCGGGGGAGTGAATGGCCGCAGTGTGTGAGGCTCACAGGCCCAGTTTGCCCAGCGAAGGGAGAGCAGCCAACCTCGCCGGCGCACTCAGAGCCCCGGACCCAGGCCCAGCCTCCGACCCCAGTCGCTAAGCCAAACACTGGCATGTCTGAGACGGCACTGTTGAGCCACCGCACAGGCCCGACCGCTGCTGAAAACACACTCCAGAAAATAAACAGGCCGGGGCCCCGAGAAGAGCAAATATTTGATCAATCGAGAAAGGcgaaaaaaaagaggatgaatgtggagaggtggtggaggagagaggggagaggagggaggcaggggtGGCTGGAGATGAAAGGAGCCACCATTGTATAAATCAGACTTGGGAAGGTGAAATGCAACTTGTGTGACTGGGTCATGAGTGTTgcaagtaataataataatagacaaAGACATATATTAAGTATTTGAGTGATTTTAAACTTAATGCAGCTGATAATGAAGCCAACACACAGAACTGAGAATATGATGATTGAAGTTgtagaaacaaagaaaaaatatgtgACAAAATATGTGACGTGTGCACTGGAGCATCAAAGTTCAtcttgaccttgaaaatagTAATTTTTTTGTCCAGATTCTATAGAGCTTTCAACCGCttctcatggccttcatcaaTGGATGGAGTTTcctctgttgtcatggcaacggCTCAGCTGTCATCACCTTGTTGTCATTCCACACTCACTCAGGTCACGTGGTCACACCTGAGCCGTCGACGAAGGCCATGAGATGCGGCTGACAGTTCCAGGCAAAAGCTCGTAAGTGGACCTTAGGTTAAGAATGGAATGACTATCTCCAGCACTCTGCTGGATCTACAGACTGGTGTGAGACACACCTGACAGTCAAGTTACGTTCCAACGACACCTAGTAACAGTAGCCGGTACAACAAAGGCAAGAGGGACAGAAACGatttgcgtgtgtttgtgtaaataggTCAATCATGTTGGACAGAGAGCAGCGATTATGACTCAGCTAATCTGCGTGAGTCATTGCGTGGGAGCTGAGTTGACGCACAGGGATATGTAACACCAACGCGTCTAACATGCCTCTTCTGTTCGCCAGATCCGTCTGCTGGCTCGTCGCCATCAGCCTGGGCTGTTTATTTCACAAAAGGAGCGTGCTATCCGTGAAGAAGGAAATAAACATCCTTTGTGCATAAGAATTAAGGCGATCATCCCACCTTGAAAGGGGAACATGAAGTAGGCACGACTTGAGACAGGCGGCACTttgatcataaaaaaaaacattttcacacctgGCTGAGACCTTAAGGTGACTGGCCTGAACTTAACTATTAGCTAACCTTTTTGCTGAAAGTGGGCTGTCTAAATTCCCTGTCTTGCCTTCATGTCTGTGcgtatggagctggagctgtAGGCTGCATATTCTTAGCCCAGGGCTATCCTTAGCCCCGTTTCACACCGGCACCTTTTAGCCCCGTGATTTCAGGGGATAACCCGTCTCCAGAGCAGGGCCAGCAAGCAGTAGGCTAAAGTCGGGGTTAGTCCACAGTGTGACGTGCTCATTAGTGAgcattagaggtgctggcagatGCATTTTCTTCActtgggacagagccaggctagctattttcccctgcttccagtctttatgctaagctaggctaatcacctcTTGGCTCCAGCGCCATACTTAATgtgcagatatgagagtgatatcaatctcaGTGTATTCCACAAAATGTCAACGTGTTCTGTCAATTTTCTACATCGGTGATCAGGGATCTTGTGCAGGAGAAAGTCCCGTCAGATTACActtcactttttcattttggtttgctaaaaacagtatatttataaatattgtCTTTGGTGCTCGTTGCGCTTCACCAGGGAtcactcagccaatcaaattaCGAGGATGACACTGTGAGGCTTTGTTTTCCGTAGACCTTCGTCTGTTGGTGGAGCTGTTTTTCATCTGTTCAGCCATGGAAGTCTCATGCTCATGtatggaaaatggaaaagccTTCATGGCCTGTCTGTATCAATTTTGTGTTGCCATATTTCAGCCGGCCCTCGAGAACAGCGAAACAGATTTTGTGCAAGTGAAAATGACACAGTTATTACTTCAGCGTGTTTCTGGGAGCACAGCTGATTGCATAATGGGCTGTTTACCTTACGATCGACACCAACGGCTTCATTCCTGGCTATGACGGATTGTAGGAAAGTAATTACCCTTCAGCTCTTGACAAACGGACGCAGCTACACGGCCGATCCGAAGTTTATCTGACATGTGAACCGAAGATGTGATTTAACGTGCCTCCGAGCAGATCCAGAACCCTCGGAGGTTTTTGATGGAAACAGAAGCAGGCCTGTCCTTCCCCACCTGGGCAGATCAGATGTCATCCCCCCTTTGCTTCCAGCCAGCCAGACTGAAGCCCCTGCCTTGTGGCTCATCCATCAACCTTCCTCGCCTTCTCCTCAGCAAGGAGCCCTGATGCCATCACCCGCTGAGCCGTATTTCATAAGGAAACATCAACACTGCCAGTGAAACGTTGCTTCTCTTTGCTAGTCTTTATATACATCGTGTAACTCTGGGAAATCCAGTTGAGAGGAGAATGAGCCCCAGTGCTAGCAGGCAGGAGGCATATGTATAATGCTTAAAATAATATGTTTTATGAGAGCCGGCTTGCACGTCTTATACCTTCCCAGATTCCAGCGTCAGGATCCATTGAAGCAAAAGGTGTAATGTGAAatcttacacatacacacttacctGGATGATTTCTTTTGGGGTCTCAGGGAGAGCATATTTCATGCTCAGGTAATGAAAGTAATGAAAGGCTGGGAAGAAAAATCGGAATAATTCCAAATCAAGCAAACATCCCTACAAAGCTTTCCCAATTTTTATCCCCAGCTCTCAGACTCGTGGTTGTCTTTGGACCAAAACAAAGCGTCTTTTTTGCCCATCCTGGCTGCTGTCTGCACATCATTTGGCTGTGGTTGAAATCAGCAGACAACCAGATGTGCTGaggctttattttctttttttttgaaggggggggggggggggttgtgagtAATAAAGTGGACCTCATGGGGAAGCATGGTATACCTAGTCAGATTATTATGTAACACTGTTATATAAACTGTCTGAGGCCAACTGATAAATGCCCACTATACCCACTATACAATGGCCACTATACAATGTTAGCCCAGCTGGGTGGATTGAAGGGTTGGCGTGTCTGGAGAGTCATCAATCACTTGGGGAGAATTTACACCCGTTGGTTATTCGAGTGGAGAGCTGATGTGGTCAGCAGTGGAACTGTCTACTTTTGCTGATTTCACAGGCAATCAAAGCCAAGAGGGCTCGGAGCTTTAGTCACTTTGGGCTAAGAAGATCCATATGCCAGGAGCAGGGGCCAGACTTTTCCAGGTCTCGCCTCTCTGTTTTCCCATGGCCCCCACAGTGGAGGAGCCTCTCGCAGCGTTAAAAGGAACAGccctccctcccatcctccACACCCCTTGTTAACAGTCACTGGTCCCATTTTGTACAGTGGCCATCCATATTTATGAGAGGAGAGCTCCTCGCAGGGGCCCAAGGGTGACAAACAGTGTGACCTTTCAGAGGGCCAGTGTTTACTGTGGCTGTCAGGAAGCCCGTCGCATAAGGGAAGAGAGTGCCCCCGCCCATCTTCCTCTAAAACCAAATGAAAGCAGGCTGGTGTTTGGCCCGAGCAGATGTTGGTATGATACCATTCGTTTTTGCCTTTAGATGAAGCTCTGACATCGGCTCCAGCAGCTGTGTGGAAGCCTGTGAGCTGAAATCACCCGTTtcgaataaaaaaaagaaaaaaaaaaaaccctccgtGTGCCATTTCAAGACGTGACATTTCCATTCAGCAAATCTTTCCCAAAATTGTGTCGTGCGCTCACACGGTGTCTCTTTTTGTTTATAGTCTACACCCTCAGTGGTTTGGGACTCTCTCTTAAAAATACAGTTCATTATTTTCAGTCTGGGAGTGACTCAACAGAATTCGGTGCTCAGCCGTCTGTGTTCCAGCCCTTATTTGTCATGAAAACACAGACCGAGGCTTCTCCTCAGCGTCTGTAATGTTGTCTGTCACTCACTAATTTGTTCAAATGAGTGAGAGCAGCGGATGCATATAAGAACATTTCTGTTCCGcttgttttggaaaaacaaattcagCTACTGAAAGAATGATACAGTACGGGACTGGCCAGGAAAAGTATGACTTGCTTGACTTTGTTGATTGATTCATCACTGAGCTGGCCTTTATGGGGTGTTTGGTGAGATTTTATTTCTGTCCAAAGTTGATTTATATTGGTTTCTCTGTAGTTTTATCGCGTTAGaagaatgacattttatttctctaCACTACAAACCGAAATCAAAGTTCTCCCATAAGTGGCGCAGATCTTTCACATTTTGCTCTAGTATTATAAGGTAAAATGGACCGTACACTTTAAGTGTGTCTTAATATGCATTAAAGGGACATTGTTCAATTCAAGGGAGAAAAGGTCAGATTGGAGCAattttctaaaagaaaaaactgtggTTAACGGTTCATTCTTGAAATAGCAGAGACAAGACAATCTCACCACAACGTcaatttagtagctgttcttgAGCTTTAGATTATATCACAACCTTGTCATGGAATTCTAGATGAATTCaagattttcatctttttttctgagcactcTGAGGTATACCAAATCCAATTTTTCTATTTCTGACTGGCATTTATTCCATTAAATGTATTAACACTCACTTGTTACCTCTATATAGTCGCCTGCATTGTcagtggtggagtccgccattccaACGCTGGCGTTTACGTGCACAAATGATTCCTGGGAAACGATGCAAGCCCATGCTGCAGGACATTTTGAAGACAAGATTTGGTGCAGATAATTTGTACGTTTATGTCACGTACTGACGTAAACATAATGATTGTAACGAGCAGAACAGCCGGTCCCAGGCATTTTGAAGAGGAGAAGAGTCAACTTCAGATTTTGGTAACTCAAAATCTACTCAAGAATGAATCACATATATCATGACTTGGCTTGCTAGCCCAAGTGAACAAACGCGGGGTGAATACATTTGCAGATTTTTGTCGGTAATTGTACTTTCACATAAATGTCATGTCAATTTTCACTGCTTTTAATAGAAATTCCCCAATAAACgtgttttttggttgtttttttttcgcATTTTGTGGCACAGGAAAATGCACCAAAAGCCAAAGTGGATGCATAGTTTTTATTGCCCACTGTATGGCACAGGCAGCCCCTTTGCATTTCAGGACAACAAATAAACATCACCATGGTGATGCCGCTCTGAATATCCACAGATCCTACAAATAGAAATCCTGTGAGTTCCTGGGAATTGCTTGCTAACGACATGATGATGGATGGAGCAGTGCCACCCAGTCCAGTAAAACAGCTTTATGAGAAAAACTTCAGCACCACTTCCTTCATTCTTCAGCTGTAAAGACTGAAATTAGTATCAATCCGATTCAATCATTCtggaataaaataattttatttgtttttattttatcgCAATCACAGATTTTTGTACATGTGGTACTTTTACGGAACTTAATTTGGATGGCAGCAGCTAAAACTGGAAAGCCATAGTTCTCACCACTTTCtttgatataaaatatatcttttGATTTGTTGACTTCCTCTCTAATTTACCCTAAAACTCCACCTCCCATAATAAACACTCTTCTTTGAGCATGCTCTTTAAggttcactgtgtttgtctttgtttgagaAGATTCAGCCACCCCTGTAGCTTCTCATCTGAGGAcaaatttgttttctgttacaATCTCCCCAGGCAGCGAATATACCCCGATAGGGAGCTGAGAGTTGTGAAGTGAACAGTACGTTACACTGGAGACCACTCTTGACTCCACTCTCATCATGACCCTTTCCGTCGTTCCCCAGCTGGTATATGTCACAGCTAAAGAAGATATTCCCATAATCTAATCAGCCAACATGCAAACATACCGCATCCCTGAACAACATGCACATTGCGATCATCAGACAGAGATTACTCTTCACAGCAGACTGACatagaaagggagggaaaaaaaatgataacGGGACTTTTTGAGCTCCGATGTCTGTGGTGGGAGTCGAACCCAGAAGGGCCCACCCACATAGACTGGAGAAGACGGGGGTGAGAAGGCCAAGCTGCTGAGAGCTGGTGTGCGCTGTGGAACAGTATGAACCACAGTGCTTACCACAGTGTCAGATTTATCTGTGGTATTTGtccaggaaaaacaaaactgtggcTACCATGCCTTAAATCTAAGGTGCATGACTTAGAAACCCCTTCAGCTACTCTTGTGTTACTGTAGAAAAAATGAACCTTTTTCGGCATAAAGCCTAGATCAAGGTTTGAGTCTTTTATTGTATAACCACAAGCCTCCAAATTATCCGAATGTTTCCGCGATAAACCTTTTATAatatttcatgtaaaaacaagGCAAAGAGTCTACGGCCACACGACGGCACCGAAGCAATAGAGCTGaatgctgacgttagcatgctcacaatgtaAATTTTAAAATGGTTTAATCTTTACCATGTTCgcaatcttagtttagcatgttagcatgctaacatttcctaattagcaCTATACAtaaagtacagccgaggctgatgggaagttttgctggtatttggtcataaaccaaatgttttgatgtgatgatggcgctagatggaaCGCGAAGGGATCGCCAGAGTTACTGTGATTCATCCTGAGGGGTGCCTGATGGAACTCGAAAGTGTCAccctcatggtggcgctagaggaaaagtcagtaggattaaTCGTCTAGGAACCATGAGTGTATGTGACAAATTTTGTTCCAATCCATCGAGTAGatgtttagatatttcactggatatgTACAAATCTTGACCCACTAGAAGcattaaatgaaaagtcagtaggatacaTCCTCTGAGGATGGCAATTTATCTAACAGTTTAGTCTAGTACtagttgtagagatatttcagtctggaccaaagcggtggagcgaccgaccgacattgccattCAGAGAGCTATGCCTCAAACTTTCATGGAAAGTTTCATTGAGATTAATCTTtagcaaacacatttacaactgGCTGGAATTGGTTAATTAACATTACACATTTCCCAAGATGTTCCTCGCAGCTCTGTGGTTGACTCTGGAGGTCTGACCGGGCGCAGAAATCACTGGTCTGTCAAGATACGACAAGCTCCGTCTCAGCTGCGACTCGAGTGCGTGTTTATTCCAGTGGAACTCTCCAGGGGTGTCCCGTGTTTCCTTGAGTGTGTCTGTAGCAGTTCGGAGACAAGTGTGACAGCTAACCCGGGGAGGGAAATTTCCCTCGTCACATTATACCTCACCCCTTAATCACTCTGACAGACGCTTTCCTTCCAAATGAACTTTTATAAAGAAATCAGTGAGTGCCTCACTTCAAGTGCTCCAGCATTGCAAGTACTTTctgtctccatcaggagcaataGTCAGCAGGTGTGTCCCAACTACATGCCATTTCATGCTCTACTAAATCTCAAGAAGTCCTCCCCCATGCAAAAGTAATTCGAATGAAATGTCACGGCGGCAGAAATGTTGGTCTAAGTGAGGATGAAATACTGAACCGTTCTGATCATCCAGGAAGTGAAGTGCCGGAATGCATCATTACATTTGCTGAAAAGCCAGCAGTCTCATTTCACCACCTGGTCCTCAGCTGCCCCCTCAGAGCTCAACTCATCCAAGACAAGCAACAGCAATCTCCCGTTTCTGAATGAGGCCAAGGAAACCCCTTGTCAGTTGCACAAGTGGAAGGAAGTGGCTAATGTATAGGCCCGGGCTCTGGGGGAATCTGTTTCTAGGGGGGAGGGGGCACAGAGCTTGAAcaagtgagtgtttgtgtgaggccAGTCAGTGTCTGGATGATggaacacagacaacacactgaGGAGTTTGTGAGCAATCGAGAACGATAGTGAAAGATACATGAGGGCGATCTTGGAGACAGAGAAACTGAGATACAAGGAATGGAGATAAAGTATGCACTCATGACGCACGTCCCCAGACTAATTTGACTCAACTGGAGCATATTAAAACAGTTTGTCCTTATCTTCTATGGACTTTATGGACTGGAGAAAGTGTAAAGAAAGACCAATGTACCACATCTTTCCATTTTtgacaattttttttaatgatttaaaaaccAATACCCTGACCCTGAATATAGAAATGTACAGTAACCTGGATGAAAACGTTTCAAGAACAATTCTTACATAGCAACTACTATAAAGACGTTGGTCAGTTTCAGGCACTTGGAACCACATACAGTCTTTGTTTGTCATGCTACACAAGAAAGTATTTCTTTGGTCCTTTTCCCCTCCCAGTCAGGTCAGCTGAAAccacagacagaacaaaaaacagctttctGGTTTCGTACAAAGTATTTACATTTCCTTAAAGACCCAATGCAAGCCCCCGTCAGACAAGAAACAGACCTGGCAAAGTTCCTCCATCACATATCAACCCTTCATATTTTTCCATACATGTCCATGTTGGTTATGAAACGACACCAGAACAAAAAGGTATAATTATAATGGCTCGAacgagattttttttttttttttttttttttttacagcagtaTTAATCAATATAACTTAGTGGAATGGTTTTGATATaatatttggcaaaaaaaagatACATTAATTCCTTTTTGTGCATGATGGGCCTCAAACCAAAAAAGCCACGTTGCTACAGAGGTACTGAGCACTATAATGAACGCTCAGCTTACAtcaatgtaaaagtaaaaacagaaagctCTCCAGACCTCCTAAAAGTCATTGCTCAGCTGCAAGGCAGCCATGTTTGATAAGAGTTACTGCACGCCGCCATGGGAGACTGAACTCGTGCCACATAGTAATTGCTGAAGTTGACGTCCCTGACATAGGGAGCCGGCTGATAGTAGCAGGTGATGTTGGACAGAGCAGGGATAGCGTTCTGTTCGGCCATTACGCGAAGCGCCAGGGCGGAAATAAGTGCCAGCGTCTGTCTGCGCTCGTGGcccatcagacacacagtgctCTCGTCCACCACTTGCCTCAGCGTCACCAGGTAATCGTAGCGCTTGTGCTCCATGCCCGCAAAGTGGTTCTGCAGGTACGCCTCcagtttcctctgctgctcGCTTATGTCGGGGAAGTCGATGAAGAAGCGCGAGCACATGTAGCGCTGCATCTGTTTCATCTGGACCTCGGAGGACGGCCGGAAGCCGCgcaccagcaggtggcagtacTTGAGCAGCCCGCCGCCCCGGATCTCTTCTGGGCTGCGGGTGGCGATAGTCCTGGAGCGGAGGTGACCCAGAGCTTCCTCAAAGTCTCCGTACATGCTCTCCCCCTGCACTGTAGGGTGAAAGGTCTCGGACATGGCCGTCTCCGAGCAGCGGTCGAAGAGCAGCAACGAGTCCAGAGTGATCTGGAAGGAGTCAACGCTGAACTCAAACTGCCTTCTTAGGGAGTCCACAAACTTCAGTTCCACGTTCTTGCCGGTGTTGTTGGACAGTGAGATGAGGCTCCAGCGGTCCGTCTCGTTGCAAACTTTCACCAGTTTCTGCACGTACGCTTCCTTCAGGGCGAGTGCTGTGATTCGCTCCCTGCACACCCCTTCAGGCAAGAAGTCCACCAGGCAGTCCAGCACCACATCCTTCACCAGCCGGAAGGTTTTGTCGTCAGTGAGACTCAGGCCGAAAATCAGATCCAGGTCTTTGTAGCCGAGGCCATTGTCCTGGTGGAGGACATGGCTGGCCGCAGAGCCGTTCAGCTTGACGTCGCGTACCACCACGCCCCGCTCCTCCAGTCGAGCCCTGACCACCTGAAAGatccagagacagaggagaaactgaGTAATGGGTATCCACAAGAAGATACCAATCAGAAGAGGCTGGCACAGAGAACCCAGGTTTGTACAGGCAAAAAGGGGGGCTGCTCACTCCGTACTACTTAAAATGAAGAGAATCTGAGGTGCTGTCTGTCATATGAACATAATAAAGCATGAGGGGGGAAAATTCAGTTTGATGAAGGGTCTTCTACGTAATGCATTAGGAGGCATGGACACATTGCTCAATTTATCGTCAAGGTTGAATTCAAAGCACTTTCCTGGGTATCTGTTTCATTCAATTTGATGGCAGagcaaaggaaagagaaaat contains:
- the tent5bb gene encoding terminal nucleotidyltransferase 5Bb, which encodes MSSPVVMSSGDASEESRRVSVLSWDQVRRLDSILGESVPIHGRGNFPTLSVQPRQIVQVVRARLEERGVVVRDVKLNGSAASHVLHQDNGLGYKDLDLIFGLSLTDDKTFRLVKDVVLDCLVDFLPEGVCRERITALALKEAYVQKLVKVCNETDRWSLISLSNNTGKNVELKFVDSLRRQFEFSVDSFQITLDSLLLFDRCSETAMSETFHPTVQGESMYGDFEEALGHLRSRTIATRSPEEIRGGGLLKYCHLLVRGFRPSSEVQMKQMQRYMCSRFFIDFPDISEQQRKLEAYLQNHFAGMEHKRYDYLVTLRQVVDESTVCLMGHERRQTLALISALALRVMAEQNAIPALSNITCYYQPAPYVRDVNFSNYYVARVQSPMAACSNSYQTWLPCS